GACTAGTAATGACTAGACTCTATAGGGGATGTTTATGAACATTGGATCTGAAGGTGATGCCAATATTCAATGGACTTGACATGAGACGGAGACTAGTAATGACCAGACTCATGCAAAGCATGGGTTATCCCAATGTTTGAACTCAGCATGCGGGAAATGACCAATGAAACAATGATTTTGATGAAggactttgtatccaatccacactggGGGAgggaaagtgagacttcttctggggatgtATATCAATTTGTCTGTGTAACATATGTGAACTTGGcatatgcattgatgcatgtttgaactttccatggcgtaatgctccatatttatGGAAATTCTACGCGCTTTTATAgatgcaatgatttctatatgccAGAGAGGATGGATGAACATCGGAGAGAGGCTTCTGTCTGAAGGACTCTGTGGAGATTCCTCTCGATGTCTTAACTTTGTAAGGCCACACCAGATGGTTTTTGGATTATCCTCAGTATGCAACTTCTGCAGGGGAATAACTCGCACCAGAAGACTTGTGAGGAAGAAGGCATGACAGCATTTTTGAGATACATCAGCATCATCATGCTTGGAAACTTGAAGATTGCACCTCCCCCTTTGAACTTCCACATCTTTGTTGAAGGATAAGGGAATCTAATCAGCACTGCGCAAAATTTGGGCCACAGATGAGAGCTCCAAAGAGAAGTAAACTCTGGTATTCAGAAGAAAAGAAACCCTAGGGTTCCATCTCGAGGGAGATGCCCGGTTGACATTTCTTGAAGCATAGGTACTGGCTTCTGACTGTGCTGAATGATCGgagattcctgcaaaacaaatcaaacaaatatgCCCCAGGTATGATGGCCCTACCTCGTCCACCATCCCAAGTACTCAAAGTCTTTAAGCAATTCTATCTGTTTTAGATCATGTTCCTTTTGTAGGACTTCAATGTTAGAGATGCAATGCTTATCAAAATAACTGGACGTTTTTGTAAACGAAACCGAAAAATAAAACGATGCCGGAATTTTCTGAGTGAAATATCTTTTCATTAATGAAAAATTGCCTAACATAGGCGAGTACATCAGGAAGTGGCCCCCTTAAGGATGTGGCcaccaaaaaggaaaacaaacagcaTTTACAAACATGGCAACGTAAGAAAAGATTCCATTGGGTTCCAATCTTGCTATGCCTTGCAGATCTTCAATATTCCTTCTGCTTTGCTTTCCGAAATGGATGAATGAATTGATCCTTTACCCTTTTGAGTCCTCCAATTGTGGTGACTAGCTATGCTCAAGGATTTAATGCACGACGCAGTCATTCGCTTTTTGTccctcttttgcctggaccgccctttcgggttttcaatccaccaggaccccttttttgcctaagtcgccctttcgggttttcaacttagcgggtgtactttatttctttttcattcttttgcctgatcttttccttttcttttattttattttattttgatcaggtctatgcgaagtattttttaactgcgtcgGCATTCACGGGGAGTGGAAAGTATTCGCCATCCATAGTTGAGAGGATCATGGCGCCACCTGAGAAGACTTTCTTTACGACATAAGGCCCTTCGTAATTCGGAGTctacttgcccctaggatcattgTGAATAGGCAGGATCTTCTTGAGCACAAGGTCACCAACCTGAAAGTGTCGAGGGAGAATCTATTTGTCGAAggctttcttcatcttcttttgataagcttgcCCGTGGCATATGGCCGCTAATCTCTTTTCATCAATGAGGTTTAGTTGATCAAATCTGGTCTGAACCCAATCAGCTTCACTGAGCTTCACATCTGTCAatacccttaatgaaggaatctcgaCCTCCACCGGAAGaatcgcttccatgccatatactaatgagaagggagttgcccctgtggaaGTACGCACCAaggtacgataaccatgtaaagcaaaaggcaacatctcatgccaatctttataggtgaccaccatcttttgcacaatcttcttgatattcttattggccgcttcaactgcgccattcatctttggcctgtacGGGGAGGAGTTATGATGCGTAATCTTGAAGTTCTCgcataattccttcatcatcttgttattgaggttggatccattatcagtgataatcttctcaggaaccccataacgacaaattatattgtgcttgatgaagcgagtcactacttgcttggagacatttgcataagaagcagcttcaacccacttggtgaagtagtcaatagcaacgaggatgaaacgatgtccattagaggcggtgggcttaatttctccaatcatatcgatgccccacatagcaaacagccaaggagatgtcaacacattcagaggaactggaggtacatgaaccctatctgcatacacttgacatttgtaacaTACCACCACATGGTTGAAACAATCATGCTCCAGAGTCGACCAATAAAAACCTGCTCTCAATATTTTTTTAGCCATGGTGTGTCCACTTGCATGTGtaccaaaggatccttcatgcacctcttgcatgatctttgccgcttcgtgtctatccacacaTCTGAGCAACACAGAATCAAAATTCCTCTTGTACAACACACCTCCGGCAAGGAAGAACTTGGCAGATAGTCTCTTCAGAGTTTTCCTATCCGTAAGGGAAGCACCCTCAGGATACTCTTGGGTCTCCAGAAATTtcttaatgtcataaaaccatggtttctcatcAGGCACGTTATCAATAACGCCACAGAACGCGGGCTCATCCAACCTTTTGATCACAATTGAAGGCGCTTCATTGTCCCATTTAACCTTGAACATGGATACTAAAGTGGCCAAGGCATCAGCCAAATGATTTTCCTCTCGCGGGATATGATCAaaggtgatctcatcaaagtattgagccaatttcacaacatgttctctatagggaatcaagttggggtggcgtgtttcccaatctccattgatctgactaatcaccaaagcagaatctccataaactgcGATATTTTTAATCCTCAAGTCAATGGCAGCCTCAATACCATATATGCAAGCCTCATATTCAGCCACATTATtagtacaatcaaaacaaatcctgGCCGTGAATGGAATATGAAAATCTGTCGGAGAAGTAAGAACAGCCCCAATACCATTGCCTAATGCATTAGAAGCACCATCGAACACCAGCGTCCATCgcgcccctggttcaggtccttcctctTGATCTTGACTATTGGCAGTCTCTACCACACACATTATATCCtcatcaggaaactcaaagtGCATAGTTTGGTAATCATCCACAGGTTGATGCGCAAGATAGTCAGCAATCACACTACTTTTAATGGCCTTCTGAGTAGTGTATTgtatgtcatattctgtcaagatcatttgccaacgggcaatccttcctgtcaatgctggtttctcaaatatatatttgatcggatccatctttgaaatcaacaaagtggtgtgagtcaacatatactgtctcagtcggcgagcagcccatgccaaagcacagcaagttttctcgcgtagtgagtatcttgattcacaatcggtaaactttttgctaaggtaataaattgcgtgctcttttcgaccgggctcgtcatgctgacccagcacacaccccattgaattctcgaGGACCGTCAAGTACATAATCAACGGTCTACCTTCcactctgttgcaccccaaaatttgcccacttatttatcccCAATTGaatttcatatcacattcatgtgcatacttcATCTAGGTCATTCATccaatacattcattcatatcatggttactattcagaAATGGATAAAAGAAAGATTTTGTGGAAAATACttggttaagaagaatcagatctgAGGTCCCATGAGAAAACATCATTTACATCATTTCCATTCCGATTCTCTTGAGATCAGGCTTTCATCGCTTATAAGTCAAAGCTTTGTTTAAAAGGAGATGACATTTGAATGGAAAATATGGATGCTCAGAAGAAAATGTACAGTGGATTTTATTGGTTGAGGTCTGAGTGGAAACTGGATTAGAAGCTGAGTAATCTGGAAAATTCGCCTAGAGCTGAAAAAGTCAAACAGGTGACTTTTGAATATTTTGGCCAGAATCAGAGTCAAATTGTCATATTGTGGACTTTCATTGGAAAATTGACCAAGAAAGTCAAAGaagtaaataaaatcaaagatttCTCAAAATTACTAAAAGTGGAAAGTTAGTTGAATTTGAAATCTTCCATAAGTGGAAAGTCTTAACTTAGAGAAATTCTTTGGGTTTTCAAGATGATTGCGCAGCTGACTTTAGGTCTAATTCACACGTGGATAGAAGCTTTATTTCAAGACAAGGTCAACTGCAAAATTACTCCTCTCATGGcatagaacaactttgtagttgtgAGTTTTTCAATTTGAAGTCTAGATGGAAAGATACAAAGCCATGAAGTTTGGAAATTATAACTTGTGCAAGTCATATTGCTGGGCAGAGCTTCTCGTCAGCGCAAGCATTTCCACAAACACATAGTGTGCCGTTTATAATCCAATTCTTAAAGAGTTACGAGCATATTATCAAGCCAATTCAAACATACATGTGTTCTACTCCATGCCTCCTATTCATTGAGCTAAACATCATTGATTTTGACTGTGGGGTTGGGAAGATACAAGGCTCCAAAGTCATGCCCTTGGAACGGTTGTGGGGTGGTCCCTTGACTAGGGCAAGTGCGCAGGCAAATCCAGTTGCGAAGGACTGAGTTCCAATACGTTTTTGAATAAGTTCCAGCCCTCAAGTCAATGTTCTCTCAACACAAAAGTTGTTCATATCTTAGCCCACTACAAAATTGTAGTTGGAAATTTCTC
This genomic stretch from Vicia villosa cultivar HV-30 ecotype Madison, WI unplaced genomic scaffold, Vvil1.0 ctg.001436F_1_1, whole genome shotgun sequence harbors:
- the LOC131635130 gene encoding uncharacterized protein LOC131635130, producing MILTEYDIQYTTQKAIKSSVIADYLAHQPVDDYQTMHFEFPDEDIMCVVETANSQDQEEGPEPGARWTLVFDGASNALGNGIGAVLTSPTDFHIPFTARICFDCTNNVAEYEACIYGIEAAIDLRIKNIAVYGDSALVKWDNEAPSIVIKRLDEPAFCGVIDNVPDEKPWFYDIKKFLETQEYPEGASLTDRKTLKRLSAKFFLAGGATPFSLVYGMEAILPVEVEIPSLRVLTDVKLSEADWVQTRFDQLNLIDEKRLAAICHGQAYQKKMKKAFDK